In the genome of Brachypodium distachyon strain Bd21 chromosome 3, Brachypodium_distachyon_v3.0, whole genome shotgun sequence, the window ATACCGACAGATCAAACGAGATCTGCCTGTGCAAGATGACGAGATGAACAACAAAAGTTGGGAGGAAAATCGCTGAAAAGGTCATTCACATCCCTGTTTCCTGTGACGAGTGTTTTACTTGGCAGTTTCCATCTCTCTCGTCTCTTGCCTACGGCTCCACGACGGCGGCACTGCGGCAGTAGTCTGGCTTAAGCTGACCCTCCTTCGCCGTACCTCCGTCTGGACACCACGCATCCCAAAACCCATAAAAGGCTCGACACCGCCCAGACCGAGCCTTAAACACACATCGTTTCCTCCCCGCCCCATGGCCATGGATCCcttcccgccgcccgccccggcGTCCACGGGAGACCCCCTCGCCGTCAACATTCCGCCCTCAttgccgtcgccgtcctcccCACCCTCCTCGTCGCTCAACCTCTCCCCGTCCCTCCTCATCAtcgccgcgctcctcgccttcgtcttcttcgcctccGTCTCAAtccacttcctcctccgctgcctcTCGCGGTCCCCTTCGGCTCCAGGTCTTCTCCCCAGGGCCGTccaccgcgccgcctcctcctccaactccgacGATGGTGCCGAGGCGACCAccaccgctgctgctgctgcttcctcgGCGAGacccgcggcggcgacggcgagcgagGAGGTGGTCGACGACGAGAAGGAGCGGCTGATCGCGTCGCTGCCGCTGTTCACGATGGCGTCGGCGCTAGCGGCGCTCCCCAAGAGCTCCCCCGACTGCGCCGTCTGCCTGTCCCCGTTCCTGGCCGACGCCGAGCTCCGGCTGCTCCCGGCGTGCCGCCACGCGTTCCACGCCGCCTGCGTCGACGCCTGGCTCCGCACCACCCCGTCCTGCCCGCtctgccgcgccgccatctCGCTCCCGCACCCGCCcctccccaccgccgccgccgccgccggggccggggccgggctGCAGGAGCCTCTCGACTCGAGGAGCAGCACCAACTCCAGGAGCTTCCGCGTCGAGATCGGGAGCATCAGCAACCGGCGCTCGTCCGCCGCGGGGGGCGACGACCACCGCCGCACCTACTCTCTCGGCTCCTTCGACTACCGCGTcgacgaggaggtggaggccgTCGTGTCCCGCATCATCTCGCGCCCcacatcggcggcggcggccaagtcGACGGCCGGGGCGGCGCCGCAAGGCCCGGGCGACGCgctggcggaggcggcggggtcgcGGGGCTGGCTCCGGGATTACGTCGACCGGCTGGCCTCCTCGGCGTCGTCCCTCTCCGGGCGGTGGAGCGCGCGGTGGAGCCAGAGCCACCACAGCGCTCACCGGCAGGAGGAACCGTGGCAGTGGGatccggaggcggcggcggcggccatgtcgtcagcgccgcgggcggcggacgaggacgacgcggcGGGGTTAATGGGCCTGTACCGTTGGATCGTAGGCGTATAGAAAAAAGGTCCAAAAACAAATCCCTCTGAATTTCGGGCCTCGCGAAGTTTCTTTTTGTCAACTTCCATATTATTTTAGGACTCCACTGTAAAAATAGAAGCAAATTGGCTCCCTCCAGGTGAGTCTAAAACTCTAGAAAGCCttccgtcgtcgtcgtctcccgttcttcttcttctccaaattTTTGATGggagtactactccgtagcaGTCCGTACTGATCTACGTAGGAGTACTTGGGTAGCCGAAGCAGCTGTGATGGCGACccctttgttttgtttcggGGCCGCGACTCCGGAATTGGGCGAAGAAGCAGAGACGCGGCAGCAAGTCGTGCAGCGACGTGTTTTGTCTCTCCCTTTCTTTCCCTGTGGTTTATAGCTGTTCGGGGTCGCCTTCCGGTAACGAGGCGCGTATAAGTGGTGCGTGTGTGGTTGTCACCTGTGCATGCGGATCCATGGCCGTAGTGCGCCGCAGACTCGATCCCAGTCCGTGCGCGCGTGGACGGGCCAGGGTGCATGCGAGTTTTAGGTCAGGGTGGGTGATCATTAcagtttcttgttttttctgcCAACTCCATGGCTCCCAAATTAGGGAGAGCATACGGTACTATGTTTCTTTC includes:
- the LOC100830437 gene encoding E3 ubiquitin-protein ligase ATL4; protein product: MAMDPFPPPAPASTGDPLAVNIPPSLPSPSSPPSSSLNLSPSLLIIAALLAFVFFASVSIHFLLRCLSRSPSAPGLLPRAVHRAASSSNSDDGAEATTTAAAAASSARPAAATASEEVVDDEKERLIASLPLFTMASALAALPKSSPDCAVCLSPFLADAELRLLPACRHAFHAACVDAWLRTTPSCPLCRAAISLPHPPLPTAAAAAGAGAGLQEPLDSRSSTNSRSFRVEIGSISNRRSSAAGGDDHRRTYSLGSFDYRVDEEVEAVVSRIISRPTSAAAAKSTAGAAPQGPGDALAEAAGSRGWLRDYVDRLASSASSLSGRWSARWSQSHHSAHRQEEPWQWDPEAAAAAMSSAPRAADEDDAAGLMGLYRWIVGV